A window of Flavobacterium flavigenum contains these coding sequences:
- a CDS encoding rhomboid family intramembrane serine protease: protein MNTILIGIIIANVLISYKGFNDLYFFRKYEFHVGSIRSGEQIRMLSSGFLHADMMHLAFNMLTLWFFAPVVLNWLGTFSFVLVYFGSLIFGSLLTMIFHKNDYSYRAVGASGAVTGVLYSAILLQPDMMLGIFFVIPIPAYLFGILYLLYSIYGMKAKNDNIGHTAHFGGAVGGYLITLIKEPSLIADHSLMTILLAIPILILFVMAKFGKL from the coding sequence ATGAATACCATTTTGATAGGAATTATCATTGCCAATGTTTTAATTAGTTATAAAGGGTTTAACGATCTTTATTTTTTTAGAAAATACGAATTTCATGTAGGAAGCATTCGTTCGGGCGAACAAATCAGGATGTTGTCTTCGGGCTTTTTGCATGCAGATATGATGCACCTGGCTTTTAATATGCTGACACTTTGGTTTTTTGCCCCAGTAGTTTTAAACTGGCTTGGTACTTTTTCCTTTGTTTTAGTTTATTTTGGAAGTTTAATTTTTGGGAGTCTCCTTACAATGATTTTTCATAAAAATGATTATAGCTACAGGGCAGTAGGAGCATCCGGTGCTGTAACGGGTGTTTTATATTCGGCTATTTTATTGCAGCCTGATATGATGCTGGGAATCTTTTTTGTAATTCCGATTCCAGCCTACCTTTTCGGAATTTTATACTTATTGTATTCGATTTACGGAATGAAAGCCAAAAATGATAATATTGGACACACAGCACATTTTGGAGGAGCTGTAGGAGGTTATTTGATTACTTTGATAAAAGAGCCATCATTAATTGCAGATCATAGTTTGATGACAATCTTACTCGCAATTCCTATTTTGATACTTTTTGTTATGGCGAAATTCGGGAAATTGTAA
- a CDS encoding SIMPL domain-containing protein codes for MKKLVLFLTITFMTMSYGQETKQIPQINVNGEGKVKIVPDQVTISATVETKGNNAKDVKKQNDEKIDAVLKFIKKMNIPTADFRTKQVALNPQYDYEKKKTSYNAVQTVEILLKDLSKYDELMEGLVQQGINRIDKVSFESSKLAQHQSEARKLAMKDAKAKAEDYVSVLGQKIGKAFVISDNSQIYQPQPMYASMRMKESADSVPSNETMAIGEIEITANVSVSFILD; via the coding sequence ATGAAAAAACTAGTCTTATTTTTAACAATAACGTTTATGACAATGTCTTACGGCCAGGAAACAAAACAAATTCCCCAAATCAATGTTAACGGAGAAGGAAAAGTAAAAATTGTTCCGGATCAGGTTACGATATCTGCTACAGTTGAAACCAAAGGAAATAATGCTAAAGATGTCAAAAAACAAAATGACGAAAAAATCGACGCTGTTTTAAAATTCATCAAAAAAATGAATATTCCAACGGCTGATTTTAGAACAAAACAGGTTGCACTCAACCCGCAGTACGATTATGAAAAAAAGAAAACAAGCTACAATGCGGTTCAGACAGTAGAAATTCTGTTGAAAGATTTGTCTAAATATGATGAGTTGATGGAAGGACTGGTTCAGCAAGGCATTAATCGTATCGATAAAGTTTCTTTTGAGTCGTCTAAATTAGCACAGCATCAATCAGAAGCAAGAAAATTAGCGATGAAAGATGCTAAAGCAAAAGCAGAAGATTATGTTTCAGTGTTAGGACAAAAAATAGGGAAGGCTTTTGTTATTTCGGATAATTCACAAATATATCAGCCACAGCCTATGTACGCTTCCATGAGAATGAAGGAATCTGCAGATTCAGTTCCATCAAATGAGACAATGGCCATTGGAGAAATTGAAATCACTGCCAATGTAAGTGTTAGTTTTATTCTGGATTAA
- a CDS encoding M16 family metallopeptidase: MTKKNIIFGILLLSFHGAFSQFKTTIPLDKNVTTGKLKNGLTYYILHNEEPKDRASFYFVQNVGAILEDDNQNGLAHFLEHMAFNGTEHFKGKGIIKMLEKNGVKFGKDINAYTAQDETVYNISTVPVTNEKLIDSTLWVLHDWSGSLSLTNEEIDAERGVIREEWRTRRTSDFRLKMQTDQVLYKNSKYSKRDVIGDLDIINNFKYAELRNYYKKWYRPDLQAVIIVGDIDVKLMEEKVKNIFSGIPLAKKAAVRTYEKIPNHDELYFGTATDKEASSTEITLQYVLDEPLVKDSIITRKNVMNSFYTNILNNRFKELILKNQGSALNIKAYFEPVSRLNTSFNISASAKKGKVTEAFEEAYTEAERMRRFGAAQVELDRTKKLFISSYDDFLSNKDKVDNESWADKLTNYFLKAKPFLSADDDYKLIVGIIKSITMEELNAYAKTIQRPTNQVVLVTGSEDDKANLPTREAVTNVMKKVESMSLEPYTKKENNAPLIEKELKPAAIKKTFEVAGIKDAKGYILENDAKIIVLPTNYSQDQIVFSAFSKGGKSLVKTEDLASAEIATTIARSSGLGNFDTIGLKEKLTGKVVQSAPFIGDETQGFQGSSNKADFETMLQLMYLSFEAPRFDPNIFNILKEQYKNRLETIKKDNGSAFKDSIDLANSNHNPRTFLFNEKFLETIDLKKAENIYRDRIKNAADFTFIFVGNIPDSGLELIQKYVGNLKSNPAVKENFVDHHIEPKKGKTVVHFTRPMEVPKATVYLNLTGKTEYSKENAMTMYIIGELLSKRFLQTIREEEGGSYGVNVGGNLEQIPSPTFSLALTFDCNPDKQEKLMQIVWKELNDLKTVPVNANDLEDIKKALLKNREESLKTNSFWNTTLYNNSLNQIPFLQDEEYKNLISKIDQKTIQQFSKHVLDSSSSVEVIMNPEKTSGK; this comes from the coding sequence ATGACTAAAAAAAATATCATCTTTGGGATTCTGCTGCTGTCTTTTCACGGTGCATTTTCGCAATTCAAAACCACAATTCCGCTGGATAAAAATGTTACGACCGGCAAATTAAAAAATGGTTTAACCTATTATATCCTGCATAACGAAGAACCAAAAGACAGGGCTAGTTTTTATTTCGTTCAAAATGTGGGTGCCATTTTGGAAGACGATAACCAAAACGGACTCGCGCACTTTCTGGAACACATGGCATTTAACGGAACCGAACATTTTAAAGGAAAAGGCATCATTAAAATGCTGGAAAAAAATGGAGTAAAGTTCGGTAAAGACATTAATGCTTATACCGCTCAGGATGAAACCGTTTACAACATCAGCACAGTTCCGGTAACTAATGAAAAACTGATTGACTCTACCCTTTGGGTTCTGCACGACTGGTCCGGATCTTTGTCTTTAACCAACGAAGAAATTGATGCCGAAAGAGGTGTCATCAGAGAAGAATGGAGAACAAGACGTACAAGTGATTTCAGACTAAAAATGCAGACGGATCAGGTTTTGTATAAAAATTCAAAATATAGCAAAAGAGATGTGATTGGTGATTTAGATATCATCAATAATTTCAAATATGCAGAATTGCGAAACTACTATAAAAAATGGTACAGACCCGATTTGCAGGCTGTAATTATAGTAGGCGATATTGATGTTAAGTTAATGGAGGAAAAAGTAAAAAACATCTTTTCGGGCATTCCTTTAGCTAAAAAAGCAGCAGTTAGAACGTATGAAAAAATACCAAATCATGATGAGTTATATTTCGGAACGGCAACCGATAAAGAAGCTTCTTCTACAGAAATTACACTGCAATATGTTTTGGATGAACCCTTGGTGAAAGACAGTATTATTACCCGAAAAAATGTTATGAACTCTTTTTATACCAATATCCTAAACAATCGTTTCAAAGAATTAATTTTAAAAAATCAGGGTTCAGCATTGAATATTAAGGCTTATTTTGAACCGGTTTCAAGATTAAATACCTCATTTAATATTTCGGCTTCAGCCAAAAAAGGAAAAGTAACCGAAGCTTTTGAAGAAGCTTACACAGAAGCGGAACGTATGAGACGATTTGGTGCCGCACAAGTGGAATTAGACCGCACCAAAAAACTTTTTATCAGTTCATATGATGATTTTCTGAGCAATAAAGATAAAGTCGATAACGAAAGCTGGGCTGATAAACTGACCAATTATTTCCTGAAAGCAAAACCGTTTCTTTCTGCCGATGATGATTATAAACTGATTGTCGGAATCATTAAAAGCATCACTATGGAAGAATTGAACGCTTATGCTAAAACAATCCAGAGACCAACTAATCAGGTTGTTTTGGTAACAGGATCTGAAGATGATAAAGCTAATTTACCAACAAGAGAAGCTGTTACCAATGTGATGAAAAAGGTAGAAAGCATGTCTTTGGAACCTTACACTAAAAAAGAAAACAATGCGCCTTTGATCGAAAAAGAATTAAAACCAGCTGCCATCAAAAAAACATTTGAAGTTGCCGGAATAAAAGATGCAAAAGGATATATTTTAGAAAATGATGCCAAAATAATTGTTTTGCCAACGAACTATTCTCAGGATCAGATTGTTTTTTCTGCTTTTTCAAAAGGAGGTAAATCTTTAGTAAAAACAGAAGATTTAGCATCAGCCGAAATTGCAACTACAATTGCAAGATCTTCCGGTTTAGGAAATTTTGACACTATTGGTTTAAAAGAAAAACTAACCGGAAAAGTAGTCCAGTCTGCTCCGTTTATTGGTGACGAAACACAGGGATTTCAGGGAAGTTCAAACAAAGCCGATTTTGAAACGATGCTGCAGTTAATGTACCTTTCTTTTGAAGCGCCGCGTTTTGATCCAAACATTTTTAATATTTTAAAAGAGCAATATAAAAACCGTTTAGAAACTATTAAAAAAGATAACGGAAGCGCCTTTAAGGATTCTATTGATTTAGCAAATTCGAATCATAATCCAAGAACTTTCCTTTTCAATGAAAAATTCCTTGAAACGATTGATCTGAAAAAAGCAGAAAATATTTACCGCGACCGAATCAAAAATGCAGCTGATTTTACGTTTATTTTTGTTGGAAATATTCCGGACTCAGGGTTAGAATTAATTCAGAAATACGTCGGAAACTTAAAATCGAATCCGGCTGTAAAAGAAAATTTCGTTGATCATCATATCGAACCTAAAAAAGGAAAAACAGTGGTGCATTTCACACGTCCAATGGAAGTTCCAAAAGCAACTGTTTATCTGAATTTAACTGGTAAAACCGAGTACAGCAAAGAAAATGCAATGACGATGTACATCATTGGTGAGTTATTGTCTAAACGCTTTTTACAGACCATTCGCGAGGAAGAAGGCGGAAGTTATGGTGTAAACGTTGGCGGTAATCTGGAACAAATTCCTTCACCAACATTCAGTCTTGCATTAACTTTTGATTGTAATCCAGACAAACAGGAGAAATTAATGCAGATTGTATGGAAAGAATTAAATGATTTGAAGACAGTTCCGGTTAATGCAAATGATCTGGAAGATATTAAAAAAGCACTTCTTAAAAACCGCGAAGAATCATTAAAAACCAACTCTTTCTGGAATACAACTCTTTACAACAACAGTTTAAATCAGATTCCGTTTTTACAGGATGAAGAATATAAAAATTTAATTTCTAAAATTGACCAAAAAACTATTCAGCAGTTTAGTAAGCACGTTTTGGATAGTTCAAGTAGCGTCGAAGTGATTATGAATCCTGAAAAAACTTCAGGAAAATAG
- a CDS encoding Gldg family protein, whose amino-acid sequence MKTIYRIAKTELNTMFYSPVAWVVLVIFSIQSSWKFFDSIERFERSQKIGQEMDNLSQIIFSGFSGLFTEMQNYLYLYVPLLTMGLVSREINSGSIKLLLSSPIKIKEIVLGKYLAIASYCMLFIAILGIQVIIAGFSIENLDVKFAISGLIGLYLLVCTYAAIGLFMSCLTSYQVVAAISTLVVLAGLNFIGKLWQDVEILKDITYFLSIAGRANEMLEGLIISKDVLYFVLVSGLFIVLSIYKLQTGRDTQTASKRTLKYSLLITVVLSLGYITSRAALTFYYDMTRTKDRTLTQNSLDIVKQINGPIKITAYDNILDVNYYMAMPYSQNEDIASFAKYTRYLPQIEMNYVYYYDTSTNAELYRQNPGLSDKQLAEKMVESQDMKLKKLYNPAEIKKIIDLGPEQNRVVRTVEYNGKKTFLRFYDDFFKAPSEKEISVALKRLVVKAPKVVLTTGNMERSISKIGDKNYKTAFNEITFRYSLINQGFDVATVDINAQNIPADTDILILADPKTQLSQGAVDRITKYIDQGKNIMLLAEPETNSALAAITEKLGLSFTKQALIQESETNSPDFLVTELQKDVDTTLIKLSKINNPIPFLGSSGIITDKETGFKVTPLLKTNHQPTWESQTGITSFPKELKKQPSQKSVPLVVALTRTIHGKSQKIIVAGDADFMGNAELSRGGSGTFQFVTDIFSWLTNYEFPIDTTRPGKIDKKITVSSNQVFIGKILFIALFPLLIILSGAFILIRRNRR is encoded by the coding sequence ATGAAAACAATATACAGAATTGCTAAAACAGAACTCAACACGATGTTTTATTCTCCTGTCGCCTGGGTCGTTTTAGTCATATTTTCAATTCAGTCCAGTTGGAAATTCTTCGACTCAATCGAACGTTTTGAAAGATCACAAAAAATCGGGCAGGAAATGGACAACTTGTCTCAGATTATATTTTCAGGATTCAGCGGACTTTTTACTGAAATGCAGAATTATCTGTATTTGTATGTCCCACTATTAACAATGGGGTTGGTAAGCCGTGAAATTAACAGCGGTTCTATCAAGCTTTTACTTTCATCACCCATTAAAATAAAAGAAATTGTATTGGGAAAATACCTCGCCATTGCTTCATATTGTATGCTTTTTATTGCGATTTTGGGTATACAGGTTATTATAGCCGGATTTTCTATTGAAAACCTGGATGTTAAATTTGCTATTTCAGGTTTGATTGGCTTGTATTTATTAGTTTGCACCTATGCCGCAATCGGACTTTTTATGTCCTGTCTTACGTCATACCAGGTCGTAGCTGCTATCAGCACTTTGGTCGTTTTAGCAGGTTTAAATTTCATTGGTAAGCTTTGGCAGGATGTTGAGATTCTAAAAGACATTACATATTTTTTATCTATCGCAGGACGCGCAAATGAAATGCTTGAAGGTTTGATTATCAGTAAAGATGTGCTTTATTTTGTGTTGGTCAGCGGTCTTTTTATTGTATTGAGTATCTATAAACTACAGACTGGGCGTGACACACAAACGGCTTCAAAAAGAACCCTAAAATACAGTTTGTTAATTACTGTCGTATTATCACTTGGTTACATTACATCAAGGGCAGCCCTTACTTTCTACTATGATATGACCCGAACAAAAGACAGGACACTTACCCAAAACAGCTTGGATATTGTGAAGCAGATTAATGGTCCGATTAAGATTACGGCTTATGATAATATTCTTGATGTAAATTATTATATGGCTATGCCATATTCTCAAAATGAAGACATTGCCAGCTTTGCTAAATATACACGCTATCTTCCACAAATTGAAATGAACTATGTCTATTATTATGATACTTCTACAAATGCAGAACTTTATCGACAAAATCCGGGATTAAGCGACAAACAGCTTGCTGAAAAAATGGTTGAATCACAGGATATGAAGCTAAAAAAATTATACAATCCTGCTGAAATTAAGAAAATTATTGATCTTGGACCAGAACAGAATCGCGTAGTGAGAACAGTGGAATACAATGGAAAAAAAACATTTTTGAGATTCTACGATGATTTTTTTAAAGCTCCTAGTGAAAAAGAAATTTCTGTAGCTTTAAAACGATTGGTGGTAAAGGCTCCGAAAGTAGTTTTAACAACCGGAAACATGGAACGCAGTATTTCCAAGATCGGAGATAAGAATTACAAAACCGCTTTTAATGAAATTACGTTCAGATATTCGTTAATCAATCAGGGATTTGATGTGGCTACAGTCGATATCAACGCACAAAATATTCCGGCCGATACTGATATTTTAATACTTGCGGATCCTAAAACACAGCTTAGCCAGGGTGCTGTTGACCGAATTACCAAGTACATCGATCAGGGCAAAAATATAATGCTTCTGGCAGAACCTGAAACGAATTCGGCTTTGGCAGCAATAACAGAAAAATTAGGATTGAGTTTTACAAAACAGGCCTTAATTCAGGAAAGCGAAACCAACTCACCGGATTTTCTGGTAACAGAACTTCAAAAAGATGTTGACACTACTTTAATTAAGCTTTCAAAAATTAATAATCCAATTCCGTTTCTGGGAAGCAGCGGTATTATAACAGATAAAGAAACAGGGTTTAAAGTAACACCATTATTAAAAACAAACCATCAGCCGACCTGGGAATCTCAAACGGGTATTACCTCTTTTCCGAAAGAACTAAAAAAACAGCCTTCTCAAAAATCAGTTCCGTTAGTTGTTGCTTTAACGAGAACTATCCATGGAAAATCGCAGAAAATAATTGTGGCAGGTGATGCCGATTTTATGGGAAATGCGGAGTTAAGCAGGGGTGGTTCGGGAACATTTCAGTTTGTGACAGACATTTTCAGCTGGTTAACTAATTACGAATTCCCTATAGATACGACACGTCCTGGAAAAATCGATAAAAAGATTACAGTCAGTTCAAATCAGGTGTTCATAGGCAAAATTCTATTTATTGCATTATTTCCTTTACTGATCATTTTAAGCGGTGCTTTCATATTGATTAGAAGAAATAGAAGATAA
- a CDS encoding ABC transporter ATP-binding protein — protein sequence METTIVRVEDLSHQYSKDWAIQNISFEIKENRILGLLGSNGAGKSTTMNILCGVLNQTKGNIFIDGINLKKNPVEAKKLIGFLPQTPPLHLDLTVDEYLIHCAQLRLVKKEDLRNAVEKAKEKCGISHFSHRLIKNLSGGYRQRVGIAQAIIHEPKLVVLDEPTNGLDPNQILEVRNLIKKIAQDKAVIFSSHILSEVQATCQDIRMIENGHMVFSDTLDAFNNYIEANTLTASFENPPAVNILKEISEITEAVYLSPKKVQITFSGTQEIAEKIVALSVSNNWKLREIQFEKVSLDEIFAQLSKKAPSKNAILS from the coding sequence ATGGAGACAACAATTGTAAGAGTTGAGGACTTGTCGCATCAATACAGTAAGGATTGGGCAATACAAAATATCAGTTTTGAAATCAAAGAAAACAGGATTTTAGGCCTTTTAGGGTCAAATGGAGCCGGAAAATCGACCACGATGAATATTCTCTGCGGCGTTTTAAACCAGACCAAAGGAAATATATTCATTGACGGAATCAATTTAAAGAAAAATCCTGTCGAAGCTAAAAAACTAATCGGTTTTTTACCGCAGACACCGCCTCTTCACCTTGATTTAACAGTAGATGAATACTTGATTCACTGCGCACAGCTAAGACTGGTAAAAAAAGAAGATTTGAGAAATGCGGTCGAAAAAGCAAAAGAAAAATGCGGTATTTCGCATTTCAGCCACAGGCTAATCAAAAACTTATCAGGTGGGTACAGGCAGCGTGTGGGGATCGCCCAAGCCATTATCCATGAACCGAAGCTTGTTGTTCTGGATGAACCGACAAACGGACTGGACCCTAATCAGATTTTGGAAGTGAGAAACCTAATCAAAAAAATTGCTCAGGATAAGGCCGTAATATTCTCTTCGCACATTCTTTCTGAAGTTCAGGCTACATGCCAGGATATCAGAATGATTGAAAACGGACATATGGTTTTCTCTGATACACTCGATGCTTTTAATAATTATATTGAAGCCAATACTTTAACCGCCAGTTTTGAAAATCCGCCTGCGGTTAATATCCTGAAAGAAATTTCAGAAATTACAGAAGCTGTTTATCTTTCTCCTAAAAAAGTACAAATTACTTTTTCAGGAACGCAGGAAATAGCAGAGAAAATCGTAGCACTGAGCGTTTCTAACAACTGGAAATTACGCGAAATCCAGTTCGAAAAAGTATCCCTTGACGAAATTTTTGCCCAATTATCTAAAAAAGCACCTTCTAAAAACGCTATTCTTTCTTAA
- a CDS encoding RagB/SusD family nutrient uptake outer membrane protein has product MKNIFTKYTYIFSFFLLAGLTGCDDMLDVDIPVNEISSKTVYISDPTAEAAVNGIYQSMVTAFYYNNVHSILGQTSDELIPQNGIANVYSSNEIQNIDSTIGSMWTELYKTIYNANNVIEGVSKSTTLNPVKSKQWIAEAKFLRAYCYFYLTNIWGDVPLVLTTNIDVSALLPQSSQEAVYAQIILDLTDASKDLPTDYSKYKQQQRIRATKWAAEAMLSRVNLYLGKWTDAATHATAVLNETGTYKIITGLSESNSPFISDNEESILQIPYYNVNYTYEGAFVFTTGGRSLLRKGNALFEKGDDRKTNWTVDIFRGGVFLGVAPYKYKVNFGSSLSERSTVLRLAELYLIRAEARVKSNDITGAQEDINVIRNRALLGNTTLTDPNQLLDLIALERQREFFAENGHRWMDLKRNGKLDETLSILPDKIWKTTDRLYPIPEEAIRSNPFLKQNSGY; this is encoded by the coding sequence GACATTCCTGTTAACGAAATATCATCTAAAACTGTATATATTTCAGATCCAACAGCAGAGGCTGCTGTAAACGGAATTTATCAGAGTATGGTTACCGCATTTTACTACAATAATGTACATAGCATTCTTGGACAGACTTCTGACGAATTAATACCCCAAAATGGCATTGCAAATGTTTATAGTAGTAATGAAATCCAGAATATTGATAGTACCATAGGCTCAATGTGGACAGAACTATACAAAACAATTTATAATGCTAATAATGTTATTGAAGGAGTGAGCAAAAGCACTACCCTCAATCCTGTTAAAAGCAAACAGTGGATTGCAGAAGCAAAATTTTTAAGAGCCTATTGTTATTTTTACCTGACCAATATTTGGGGTGATGTACCATTAGTACTCACTACAAATATTGATGTTTCTGCATTGTTGCCGCAATCCTCTCAAGAAGCTGTTTATGCACAAATTATACTTGATTTAACTGATGCTTCAAAAGATCTTCCAACGGACTATTCAAAATATAAGCAACAACAAAGAATCAGAGCTACAAAATGGGCTGCTGAGGCTATGCTTTCACGAGTAAATTTGTATTTAGGAAAATGGACTGATGCAGCTACACATGCTACTGCAGTACTAAACGAAACGGGAACCTACAAAATAATTACAGGTTTGAGTGAGTCAAATAGTCCATTTATTTCAGACAATGAGGAATCTATTCTTCAAATACCTTATTATAATGTCAATTATACTTATGAAGGTGCTTTTGTATTTACAACCGGTGGCCGGTCATTATTAAGAAAAGGAAATGCCCTTTTTGAAAAAGGCGATGACAGGAAAACCAATTGGACAGTTGATATTTTTAGAGGCGGGGTATTTTTAGGAGTTGCACCCTATAAGTACAAAGTTAATTTTGGTAGTTCGCTTTCAGAACGCTCGACAGTACTTAGATTGGCAGAGTTATATTTGATAAGAGCCGAAGCCAGAGTAAAATCAAATGATATTACTGGAGCTCAGGAAGATATTAATGTCATTCGAAACAGAGCATTACTTGGGAATACTACTTTAACAGATCCTAATCAATTACTGGATTTAATTGCGCTGGAAAGACAACGTGAGTTTTTTGCAGAAAACGGGCACAGATGGATGGATCTTAAAAGAAACGGAAAACTGGATGAAACCCTGTCTATTTTACCAGACAAAATCTGGAAAACTACTGACCGTTTATATCCAATACCTGAAGAAGCTATTCGCTCTAATCCTTTCTTAAAACAAAATTCAGGATATTAA